The following coding sequences lie in one Cloeon dipterum chromosome 1, ieCloDipt1.1, whole genome shotgun sequence genomic window:
- the LOC135943569 gene encoding uncharacterized protein LOC135943569, giving the protein MGPKMKCAAFIITYVYALAVAGATIGVCHLISQITQNDPMPKLGKLEADADCAVNKTTDPDCLVVSSIGRLATQSAWQQVLMSISASLAVVSFLGTLLVVTLFPGYVKYLVRLQSKNQPA; this is encoded by the exons ATGGGTCCCAAAATGAAATGCGCCGCATTCATAATCACCTATGTCTATGCTCTGGCCGTTGCTGGGGCCACCATCGGAGTGTGTCATCTCATCTCGCAAATCACCCAAAATGATCCGATG CCTAAGCTCGGCAAACTTGAAGCTGATGCTGATTGTGCAGTCAACAAAACTACTGATCCCGACTGCTTGGTG GTTTCCTCCATCGGCCGACTCGCAACACAATCAGCTTGGCAGCAAGTCCTAATGAGCATTTCTGCTTCTCTCGCAGTCGTCTCCTTTCTCGGGACACTTTTGGTGGTAACGCTTTTTCCAGGTTACGTGAAATACCTTGTGCGTCTGCAGAGTAAGAACCAGCCTGCTTAA